The following coding sequences are from one Aeromicrobium duanguangcaii window:
- a CDS encoding hemolysin family protein, with translation MSNPWVIGPATVALIALSAFFVAVEFALLAAKRHRLEDAAATSRSARAALRSSGELTLLLAGSQLGITACTLALGAITKPAVHHWLTPWFETWGMALWVADVAGFALALAIVTFLHLVVGEMAPKSWAIAHPELSATVLAIPMRGFMWLTRPLLIGLNEMANWCLRKVGVEPADELSAGQNSDDLRHLVAHSATAGTLDPTYSSQLAIVLELESLTVADLVEPGTRPTAVATDASVAEVRQAALHSGHLRILLADDEGARGFVHVRDTLLHADDSNADALLRPVLALEPSTPVYQALTSMRETRNHLAVVTAAGEATYGVITMTDVLDRLFPSAPVGADGTAN, from the coding sequence ATGAGCAACCCCTGGGTGATCGGTCCGGCGACCGTCGCGCTCATCGCGTTGAGCGCCTTCTTCGTCGCGGTGGAATTCGCGCTGCTGGCCGCCAAGCGGCACCGGCTCGAGGACGCCGCCGCCACCAGTCGCTCCGCGCGCGCCGCGCTGCGCAGCTCGGGCGAGCTCACACTGCTGCTCGCGGGATCGCAGCTGGGCATCACGGCCTGCACCCTGGCGCTCGGCGCCATCACCAAGCCGGCCGTCCACCACTGGCTGACACCGTGGTTCGAGACCTGGGGCATGGCGCTGTGGGTCGCGGACGTCGCCGGCTTCGCGCTGGCGCTGGCGATCGTGACGTTCCTGCACCTCGTGGTGGGGGAGATGGCGCCGAAGTCCTGGGCCATCGCGCACCCGGAGCTCTCGGCCACCGTGCTGGCGATCCCGATGCGCGGGTTCATGTGGCTGACGCGTCCGCTGCTGATCGGGCTCAACGAGATGGCGAACTGGTGCCTGCGGAAGGTCGGCGTCGAACCGGCTGACGAGCTGTCGGCAGGGCAGAACTCCGATGATCTCCGGCACCTGGTGGCCCACTCGGCCACCGCCGGCACCCTGGACCCGACCTACTCCAGTCAACTGGCGATCGTCCTCGAACTGGAGTCGCTGACCGTGGCGGACCTGGTCGAGCCGGGGACGCGGCCCACTGCTGTGGCGACCGACGCCTCGGTGGCGGAGGTGCGGCAGGCGGCCCTGCACTCGGGGCACCTGCGGATCCTCCTGGCCGATGATGAAGGAGCCCGGGGGTTCGTGCACGTGCGCGACACCCTGCTGCACGCCGACGACAGCAACGCCGATGCGCTGCTGCGGCCGGTGCTGGCCCTCGAGCCGTCGACGCCGGTCTACCAGGCGTTGACGTCGATGCGCGAGACCCGGAACCACCTCGCCGTGGTGACCGCAGCGGGCGAGGCGACCTACGGCGTGATCACGATGACCGACGTCCTGGACCGGCTGTTCCCGTCCGCGCCGGTCGGCGCGGACGGGACAGCGAACTAG
- a CDS encoding NUDIX hydrolase: MSESPVLAAGAVIVDPAGRLLLVRRGHEPGRGLWSVPGGKVEPGETLAEAAAREVLEETGLLVTVGRELWVAVVPTGDGREYEIHDFVATVVGGTLRAADDADDAAWFSPDRLVDLPLVETLLAHLRRAGFVTTP; encoded by the coding sequence ATGTCCGAATCTCCGGTCCTGGCCGCCGGCGCCGTCATCGTGGATCCCGCCGGTCGCCTCCTGCTGGTCCGACGTGGACACGAACCGGGACGCGGGCTGTGGTCGGTGCCGGGCGGGAAGGTCGAGCCGGGGGAGACGCTCGCGGAGGCCGCTGCCCGAGAGGTGCTGGAGGAGACCGGTCTGCTCGTCACCGTCGGACGCGAGCTCTGGGTCGCCGTCGTGCCCACCGGCGACGGACGCGAGTACGAGATCCACGACTTCGTCGCCACGGTCGTCGGTGGAACGCTGCGAGCTGCTGACGATGCCGACGACGCGGCGTGGTTCAGCCCCGACCGTCTCGTCGATCTGCCGCTGGTGGAGACCCTCCTCGCCCACCTGCGCCGAGCGGGGTTCGTCACAACTCCGTGA
- a CDS encoding class II glutamine amidotransferase translates to MCRWLAYSGSPILLEELLYRPSPSLIDQSLHAQMGAEATNGDGFGVGWYGLDTSTRSMPDTRGPEVPVLFRGVEPAWNDQNLRELARSTSSGLFFAHLRASTGSPVQQTNCHPFRHDRWLWMHNGAIREFGRIKRDLFLAIDPELFSCVEGSTDSELMFHLALTFGLRDDPVAAVERMVGFVEATGRRHGVEHPMQMTVATSDGESLWAFRYSSEHQSRTLYVSADITTLRSLYPDNPAFVGLDEETRVVVSEPLGDFAGAWHPVPESSYGIVQPGDNVIGDFRPRLP, encoded by the coding sequence ATGTGTCGATGGCTGGCGTACTCAGGCAGTCCGATCCTGCTCGAGGAGCTGCTCTACCGGCCGTCGCCCTCGCTGATCGACCAGAGCCTGCACGCGCAGATGGGGGCCGAGGCGACGAACGGCGACGGCTTCGGCGTCGGCTGGTACGGGCTCGACACGTCGACCCGGTCCATGCCGGACACGCGAGGCCCCGAGGTTCCGGTGCTGTTCCGCGGCGTCGAGCCGGCATGGAACGACCAGAACCTGCGCGAGCTGGCCCGCTCGACCTCGTCGGGCCTGTTCTTCGCCCACCTGCGCGCCAGCACCGGCTCGCCCGTGCAGCAGACGAACTGCCACCCCTTCCGCCACGACCGCTGGCTGTGGATGCACAACGGTGCGATCCGCGAGTTCGGACGGATCAAGCGCGACCTGTTCCTGGCGATCGACCCCGAGCTCTTCTCCTGCGTCGAGGGCTCGACCGATTCGGAGTTGATGTTCCACCTCGCGCTGACGTTCGGGCTCCGGGACGACCCCGTCGCGGCGGTCGAGCGGATGGTCGGATTCGTCGAGGCGACCGGGCGGCGCCACGGCGTGGAGCACCCGATGCAGATGACGGTCGCGACCTCCGACGGCGAGAGCCTGTGGGCCTTCCGGTACTCCAGCGAGCACCAGAGCCGCACGCTCTACGTCAGCGCCGACATCACCACGTTGCGCAGCCTCTATCCCGACAACCCGGCGTTCGTGGGTCTGGACGAGGAGACGCGGGTCGTGGTGTCGGAGCCGCTCGGCGACTTCGCCGGGGCGTGGCACCCCGTCCCCGAGTCGAGCTACGGCATCGTGCAGCCGGGCGACAACGTGATCGGCGACTTCAGGCCGCGCCTGCCCTGA
- a CDS encoding MOSC domain-containing protein, translating into MSEPRVVAVSRDDRHRFSKVPATSIHLVAGHGVEGDVHAGSTLKHRYGPHRGQTLPNLRQVHLLASELFDEARSAGYELGPGDLGENVLTEGVDLQVLPEGTLVDLGGPVVRLTGLRNPCVQINRFKPGLMKVVLSKADGTPSERPVPLSRASVVRKVGVMAVVEIGGDVAAGQPIAVTLPDGPHLPLAPL; encoded by the coding sequence GTGTCCGAGCCCCGCGTCGTCGCCGTCAGCCGGGACGACCGGCACCGCTTCAGCAAGGTGCCCGCCACGTCGATCCACCTGGTCGCCGGCCACGGCGTGGAGGGTGACGTCCACGCCGGCTCGACACTCAAGCATCGGTACGGGCCGCACCGTGGACAGACGCTCCCGAACCTGCGCCAGGTGCATCTGCTCGCCTCGGAGCTCTTCGATGAGGCGCGCTCCGCGGGCTACGAGCTGGGCCCGGGCGATCTCGGCGAGAACGTGCTCACAGAAGGCGTCGACCTCCAGGTCCTGCCGGAGGGGACCCTGGTGGACCTCGGCGGGCCCGTCGTTCGGCTCACCGGCCTGCGCAATCCGTGCGTGCAGATCAACCGGTTCAAGCCCGGCCTGATGAAGGTCGTGCTGTCGAAGGCCGATGGCACGCCCTCGGAGCGTCCCGTGCCGCTGAGCCGGGCGTCGGTCGTCCGCAAGGTGGGCGTGATGGCCGTGGTCGAGATCGGCGGCGACGTTGCTGCAGGTCAGCCGATCGCCGTGACGCTGCCGGACGGTCCCCACCTGCCGCTGGCTCCGCTCTAG
- a CDS encoding APC family permease — MSVTQLAMLTVVVVASLRSLPAMALYGLGSIFLFIVPAIVFLVPTALVAAELATGWKGGVFTWVREAFGDRLGFVAIWLQWIQNVVWYPTQIAFIAASLSFVIGDEGLANKGLYTAAVILVLYWGSTLITLAGGNLFAKVGSWSGIFGTLLPAALLIIFGIVWLTTGEKSQTSLEPEAVIPPWTGLASIVLIVSNVLAYAGMEVNAVHANDLKDPGRGFPKSIALATGLILLVFILPTIAISLAVPKKELGLTTGINLAFQEFFDHWGMSWGTPVISALIALGAFASVVTWIAGPSRGLLAAARRGLLPPLLQRRNKAGVQVGILGVQGLIVSLLALLFVLLPNGNTAFIALVDMAAALYLIMYMLMFAAALKLRKSQPDVVRTYRTPAMTFVGGLGFVACAAAFILAFVRPSGFSGLSEAGYPLVVLLVVIGLGVPPLIFYALRRPGWDQRTDAERTTADTVLVNPPPAAGAQTTPAGTATPGGTGT, encoded by the coding sequence ATGTCGGTCACCCAGTTGGCCATGCTCACGGTGGTGGTCGTGGCCTCGCTGCGGTCGCTCCCGGCCATGGCCCTCTACGGGCTCGGGTCGATCTTCTTGTTCATCGTGCCCGCGATCGTGTTCCTCGTGCCGACGGCGCTCGTCGCGGCCGAGTTGGCGACCGGCTGGAAGGGTGGCGTCTTCACTTGGGTGCGCGAGGCGTTCGGCGACCGGCTCGGGTTCGTGGCGATCTGGCTCCAGTGGATCCAGAACGTCGTCTGGTACCCGACCCAGATCGCGTTCATCGCGGCCAGCCTGTCGTTCGTGATCGGTGACGAGGGACTCGCGAACAAGGGCCTCTACACCGCGGCGGTCATCCTCGTCCTGTACTGGGGATCCACGCTGATCACCTTGGCCGGCGGCAACCTGTTCGCCAAGGTGGGCTCCTGGAGCGGCATCTTCGGCACCCTGCTGCCGGCGGCGCTGCTGATCATCTTCGGCATCGTGTGGCTCACCACCGGAGAGAAGTCGCAGACGTCCCTGGAGCCCGAGGCGGTCATCCCGCCGTGGACCGGCTTGGCGTCGATCGTGCTGATCGTCTCCAACGTGCTCGCGTACGCCGGCATGGAGGTCAACGCGGTGCACGCGAACGACCTGAAGGATCCCGGCCGCGGGTTCCCGAAGTCCATCGCGCTGGCCACGGGGCTGATCCTGCTGGTGTTCATCCTGCCGACGATCGCGATCAGCCTGGCCGTGCCCAAGAAGGAACTCGGGCTGACGACCGGCATCAACCTCGCATTCCAGGAGTTCTTCGACCACTGGGGCATGTCCTGGGGCACCCCGGTGATCTCTGCGCTCATCGCGCTGGGCGCGTTCGCGTCCGTCGTGACGTGGATCGCCGGCCCCTCGCGTGGTCTGCTGGCCGCGGCCCGGAGGGGTCTGCTGCCGCCGCTGCTGCAGCGCCGGAACAAGGCGGGCGTCCAGGTCGGCATCCTCGGCGTGCAGGGCCTCATCGTGTCGCTGCTGGCGCTGCTGTTCGTGCTGCTGCCGAACGGCAACACGGCCTTCATCGCACTGGTGGACATGGCGGCCGCGTTGTACCTGATCATGTACATGCTGATGTTCGCGGCGGCGCTGAAGCTGAGGAAGTCCCAGCCCGACGTGGTGCGGACGTATCGGACTCCGGCGATGACGTTCGTCGGCGGGTTGGGCTTCGTGGCCTGTGCCGCGGCGTTCATCCTGGCGTTCGTCCGGCCCTCGGGCTTCAGCGGACTGTCCGAAGCGGGGTACCCGCTCGTGGTGCTGCTGGTCGTGATCGGACTCGGCGTTCCCCCGCTCATCTTCTACGCGCTGCGCCGGCCCGGGTGGGACCAGCGCACCGACGCCGAGCGGACGACGGCCGACACCGTGCTGGTCAACCCGCCACCCGCCGCCGGAGCGCAGACGACGCCCGCCGGAACGGCGACGCCCGGCGGCACCGGCACCTAG
- a CDS encoding hemolysin family protein, with product MWLLTLLLGVLVVLLITAVTGYFVAQEFAYMAVDRARLGSLAERGDRRAERALSVTRRTSFMLSGAQLGITVTGLLVGYVAEPLIGASLGTALGGVDVPTGVGIAIGTVLALLFSTFVQMIFGELFPKNLAIAKPEPVALWLARSTTLYLAAFGWLITLFDAASNALLRVLRIAPVHDVEHAATPRDLEHIVEHSGRSGDLPHELSTLLDRVLDFPDSDVEHAMIPRSRVDVLRADDTLAQVRAVMASGHSRYPVLSEDEQILGIVELADVLVADDPRRTAATLARPALILPATMNLPMALRELRGSKRQLACVVDEYGSFDGVLTIEDMAEELVGEITDEHDPADPSVESIDDDGTWVMGGDVHIDEVERAVDRELPHGDYETIAGLVIAEHGTLPDVGSTVEVDLPVDPATLAEIDAPPRTRMRVEVLEIDRHVPALVRITCPIDITDENEESDR from the coding sequence ATGTGGCTGCTGACTCTGCTGCTGGGTGTCCTGGTGGTGTTGCTGATCACCGCGGTGACCGGCTACTTCGTCGCCCAGGAATTCGCCTACATGGCGGTCGATCGGGCCCGGTTGGGCTCGCTGGCCGAGCGCGGTGACCGCCGCGCCGAGCGCGCGCTGTCGGTGACGCGCCGCACCTCGTTCATGCTGTCCGGCGCCCAGCTGGGCATCACCGTGACCGGCCTGCTCGTGGGTTACGTCGCCGAGCCGTTGATCGGCGCGTCGCTGGGCACCGCCCTCGGCGGCGTCGACGTGCCGACCGGTGTCGGCATCGCCATCGGCACCGTCCTGGCCCTGCTGTTCTCGACCTTCGTGCAGATGATCTTCGGCGAGCTGTTCCCGAAGAACCTGGCGATCGCGAAGCCCGAGCCCGTCGCCTTGTGGCTCGCTCGCTCGACGACCCTCTACCTCGCCGCGTTCGGCTGGCTGATCACGTTGTTCGACGCGGCCTCCAACGCGCTGCTGCGCGTCCTGAGGATCGCGCCCGTCCACGACGTCGAGCACGCCGCGACCCCGCGCGACCTCGAGCACATCGTCGAGCACTCCGGCCGCAGCGGCGACCTGCCGCACGAGCTGTCGACGCTACTGGACCGTGTGCTGGACTTCCCCGACTCCGACGTCGAGCACGCCATGATCCCGCGGTCGCGGGTCGACGTGCTGCGCGCCGACGACACGCTCGCGCAGGTGCGCGCCGTGATGGCGTCGGGCCACTCGCGGTACCCGGTCCTCAGCGAGGACGAGCAGATCCTGGGCATCGTCGAGCTGGCCGACGTCCTCGTCGCGGACGATCCCCGGCGCACGGCGGCCACGCTGGCGCGTCCCGCGCTGATCCTGCCCGCGACGATGAACCTTCCGATGGCTCTGCGAGAACTACGAGGGTCCAAGCGCCAGCTGGCCTGCGTCGTCGACGAGTACGGCAGCTTCGACGGTGTCCTGACGATCGAGGACATGGCCGAGGAGCTCGTTGGGGAGATCACCGACGAGCACGACCCGGCAGATCCGTCCGTCGAGTCGATCGACGACGACGGCACCTGGGTGATGGGCGGCGACGTCCACATCGACGAGGTCGAGCGCGCCGTGGATCGCGAGTTGCCCCACGGCGACTACGAGACCATCGCAGGACTCGTCATCGCCGAGCACGGCACCCTGCCCGACGTCGGCTCCACGGTCGAGGTCGACCTGCCCGTGGACCCGGCCACCCTGGCCGAGATCGACGCACCGCCGAGGACGCGGATGCGCGTGGAGGTGCTCGAGATCGACCGGCACGTCCCCGCGCTCGTGCGCATCACGTGCCCGATCGACATCACGGACGAGAACGAGGAGAGCGACCGATGA
- a CDS encoding PPOX class F420-dependent oxidoreductase: protein MPRSIATNTRVDLDELLEFVRPRHRFILITRRADGRPQASPVTGGVDDSGRLVISTYPERAKTRNARRDPQVSVVVLSDEWNDAWVQVDGTAEVLDVPEALDAFVEYFRNISGEHPDWDEYRQAMLDQGKSIIRITPTSWGPVATGGFPARLVQD from the coding sequence ATGCCTCGCTCCATCGCCACCAACACCCGCGTCGACCTCGACGAGCTGCTGGAGTTCGTCCGGCCGCGTCACCGGTTCATCCTCATCACGCGCCGCGCCGACGGCCGCCCCCAGGCCTCCCCCGTCACCGGCGGCGTCGACGACTCCGGACGCCTCGTGATCTCCACCTACCCCGAGCGCGCGAAGACCCGCAACGCCCGGCGCGATCCGCAGGTCAGCGTGGTGGTCCTGTCGGACGAGTGGAACGACGCCTGGGTGCAGGTCGACGGCACGGCGGAGGTCCTCGACGTCCCCGAGGCGCTCGATGCCTTCGTCGAGTACTTCCGCAACATCTCGGGTGAGCATCCCGACTGGGACGAGTACCGCCAGGCGATGCTGGACCAGGGCAAGAGCATCATCCGCATCACGCCGACCTCGTGGGGCCCGGTCGCCACCGGCGGCTTCCCGGCGCGGTTGGTCCAGGACTAG
- a CDS encoding DUF1269 domain-containing protein gives MAQSTLTVWKFNTPEGAEEAERTLQDLSKQNVLNLLDAATVSWPEGKKKPKTKQLYSTAGVGALGGAFWGLLFGIIFFLPVIGAAVGMAAGALAGALTDVGIDDDFIKKVRDKVTPGTSALFVLTSDVVLDKVKEAFASHEPEDLLFTNLSSDQESALREAFGTE, from the coding sequence ATGGCCCAATCGACACTGACCGTCTGGAAGTTCAACACCCCCGAGGGAGCGGAGGAGGCCGAGCGCACCCTGCAGGACCTGAGCAAGCAGAACGTCCTCAACCTGCTCGACGCAGCGACCGTCTCCTGGCCGGAGGGCAAGAAGAAGCCGAAGACCAAGCAGCTGTACTCGACCGCCGGCGTCGGCGCGCTCGGTGGGGCCTTCTGGGGCCTGCTCTTCGGGATCATCTTCTTCCTGCCGGTCATCGGAGCCGCCGTCGGCATGGCGGCCGGCGCCCTCGCGGGAGCGCTGACCGACGTCGGGATCGATGACGACTTCATCAAGAAGGTCCGCGACAAGGTGACTCCCGGGACGTCGGCGCTCTTCGTGCTGACCTCGGACGTGGTGCTGGACAAGGTCAAGGAGGCGTTCGCGAGCCACGAGCCCGAGGACCTGCTCTTCACCAACCTCAGCAGCGACCAGGAGTCCGCACTGCGGGAGGCCTTCGGCACCGAGTGA
- a CDS encoding glutamate decarboxylase has product MVELNPIFARPGEATELPKFDFPPGESLPETAYQIVHDEAMLDGNARLNLATFVGTWMDDHASRLMSEAADKNMIDKDEYPQTAAVETRCWTMLADLWHAPDHEHTIGTSTIGSSEAAMLGGLALKRRWQAARRAEGKSTDRPNLVLSTAVQVCWEKFCNYFEVEARYVPISLEHKVLDGYDLESYVDENTIGVVAIMGVTYTGMYEPVTQIAEALDRIQESTGLDVKIHVDGASGAMIAPFIQPDLAWDFRVERVASINTSGHKYGLVYPGLGWVVWRDLESLPEDLIFRVSYLGGDMPTFALNFSRPGSQVLLQYYMFLRLGRTGYTAVQENSRNVALYLSGEIAKMPAFELWNDGSDIPVFAWSLREGHTENWNLYHLSDRLRTKGWLVPAYPMPADLPDLTVQRIVVRNGFSHDLASSFLADLRDEVAYLDALTGPMPTEGQKSGFHH; this is encoded by the coding sequence GTGGTCGAGCTCAATCCGATCTTCGCACGGCCCGGAGAGGCCACGGAACTGCCGAAGTTCGACTTCCCGCCGGGCGAGTCTCTTCCGGAGACCGCCTACCAGATCGTCCACGACGAGGCGATGCTCGACGGCAACGCCCGTCTGAACCTCGCGACCTTCGTCGGCACCTGGATGGACGATCACGCGTCCCGCCTGATGAGCGAGGCGGCGGACAAGAACATGATCGACAAGGACGAGTATCCGCAGACCGCGGCCGTGGAGACGCGCTGTTGGACGATGCTCGCCGATCTGTGGCACGCACCGGACCACGAGCACACGATCGGCACCTCGACGATCGGCTCCTCGGAGGCCGCGATGCTCGGCGGACTGGCGCTCAAGCGCCGGTGGCAGGCCGCCCGCCGCGCTGAGGGGAAGTCGACCGACCGGCCGAACCTCGTGCTCTCCACGGCAGTGCAGGTCTGCTGGGAGAAGTTCTGCAACTACTTCGAGGTCGAGGCCCGCTACGTGCCGATCTCGCTCGAGCACAAGGTCCTCGACGGATACGACCTCGAGTCCTACGTCGACGAGAACACCATCGGCGTCGTGGCGATCATGGGCGTCACCTACACCGGCATGTACGAGCCGGTCACCCAGATCGCCGAGGCACTCGACCGGATCCAGGAGTCGACCGGGCTCGACGTCAAGATCCACGTCGACGGAGCCTCCGGCGCCATGATCGCACCGTTCATCCAGCCCGACCTCGCCTGGGACTTCCGGGTCGAGCGCGTGGCGTCGATCAACACCTCGGGTCACAAGTACGGACTCGTGTATCCCGGTCTCGGTTGGGTCGTGTGGCGCGATCTGGAGTCGTTGCCCGAGGACCTCATCTTCCGGGTGTCCTACCTCGGTGGCGACATGCCGACGTTCGCGTTGAACTTCTCGCGGCCGGGCTCCCAGGTGCTGCTGCAGTACTACATGTTCCTGCGCCTGGGCCGGACCGGCTACACGGCGGTCCAGGAGAACTCCCGCAACGTCGCGCTCTACCTCTCGGGCGAGATCGCGAAGATGCCGGCGTTCGAGCTCTGGAACGACGGTTCCGACATCCCGGTGTTCGCCTGGAGCCTGCGTGAGGGCCACACCGAGAACTGGAATCTCTATCACCTGTCGGACCGGCTGCGTACCAAGGGCTGGCTCGTCCCGGCCTACCCGATGCCGGCGGATCTGCCCGACCTCACCGTGCAGCGCATCGTGGTGCGCAACGGGTTCAGTCATGATCTCGCGTCGTCTTTCCTCGCGGATCTGCGCGATGAGGTCGCGTATCTCGATGCGCTCACCGGCCCGATGCCCACCGAGGGGCAGAAGTCCGGCTTCCACCACTGA